The following coding sequences lie in one Spirosoma sp. KUDC1026 genomic window:
- the rny gene encoding ribonuclease Y codes for MDIPIWLTILAALLGGGIGIFIGRQSMAGVRARHEQEAQEKAASILKNAELQAETIKKDRMLEAKEKYLKLKAEFEETTNQKRNILQQNENKLKQREQQLNQQADQQKSREHELNQQRNELGQQKNGLAQQVDALNKRREEVDRRQQEADRMLAEQVSQLEKIAGLSADQAREQLVDTLKAEAETRASSYIKNIVEEAKLTATKEAKKVVIETIQRTAAEHAIENCVSVFNIESDDVKGKVIGREGRNIRALEAATGVEIIVDDTPEAIIISGFDPVRREIARLSLHRLVQDGRIHPARIEEIVAKTRKNIEDEIVEIGERTVIDLGIHGLHPELIKMVGRMRFRSSYGQNLLQHSREVAKLCATMAAELGLNAKLAKRAGLLHDIGKVWPEEAELPHAILGMELAKKYKENPEVINAIGAHHDEIEMTSMISPLVQVCDAISGSRPGARREMMESYIKRLKELEELAGNFPGVTKCYAIQAGRELRIMVDADHVSDERAGVLSYEISQKIEKEMQYPGQIKVTVIREMRAVAYAK; via the coding sequence ATGGACATCCCTATTTGGTTAACGATTCTGGCGGCCCTGCTTGGGGGCGGCATTGGCATATTTATTGGTCGTCAGTCGATGGCTGGCGTTCGCGCCCGTCATGAGCAGGAAGCGCAGGAAAAAGCGGCTTCCATCCTGAAAAACGCTGAATTACAGGCTGAAACGATTAAGAAAGATCGGATGCTGGAAGCCAAGGAGAAATACCTGAAGCTGAAAGCTGAATTTGAAGAGACAACGAATCAGAAACGGAATATTCTCCAGCAGAACGAGAATAAACTCAAGCAGCGCGAGCAGCAACTGAACCAGCAGGCCGATCAGCAGAAAAGCCGCGAACACGAACTCAACCAGCAGCGTAACGAATTGGGTCAGCAGAAAAACGGGCTGGCACAACAGGTTGACGCACTCAACAAACGCCGGGAAGAGGTAGATCGCCGGCAGCAGGAAGCCGACCGGATGCTGGCCGAGCAGGTGTCGCAACTCGAGAAAATCGCGGGTCTCTCAGCCGATCAGGCCCGTGAGCAACTGGTTGATACGTTGAAAGCCGAAGCCGAAACCCGTGCCTCGTCCTACATCAAAAACATCGTTGAGGAAGCGAAACTGACGGCGACCAAAGAAGCCAAGAAGGTCGTTATCGAAACCATTCAGCGCACCGCGGCCGAGCACGCTATTGAAAACTGCGTATCGGTGTTCAACATTGAATCCGACGACGTAAAAGGCAAAGTCATTGGCCGGGAAGGCCGGAACATCCGGGCGCTGGAAGCCGCGACGGGTGTCGAAATTATCGTCGACGATACGCCCGAAGCGATCATTATCTCTGGTTTTGATCCCGTTCGGCGGGAGATCGCCCGGCTGTCGCTGCACCGGCTCGTACAGGACGGACGGATTCATCCTGCCCGCATCGAAGAGATCGTGGCTAAAACCCGCAAGAATATTGAGGACGAAATCGTCGAAATCGGTGAACGTACCGTTATCGACCTGGGCATTCACGGTCTACACCCCGAACTGATCAAAATGGTTGGTCGGATGCGTTTCCGGTCCAGCTACGGCCAGAACCTGCTCCAGCACTCCCGCGAAGTGGCTAAGCTCTGCGCGACCATGGCGGCTGAACTGGGTCTGAACGCCAAGCTGGCGAAACGCGCTGGTCTGCTCCACGACATCGGTAAAGTATGGCCCGAAGAGGCTGAGTTACCCCACGCCATTCTGGGTATGGAGCTGGCGAAGAAATACAAGGAGAACCCCGAGGTGATCAACGCCATTGGCGCTCACCACGACGAAATTGAGATGACCAGCATGATTTCGCCCCTCGTGCAGGTGTGTGATGCCATCTCCGGCTCACGGCCGGGTGCCCGTCGGGAAATGATGGAGTCGTACATCAAGCGCCTGAAAGAACTGGAAGAGCTGGCTGGCAACTTCCCCGGCGTGACGAAATGCTACGCCATTCAGGCCGGTCGCGAACTGCGGATCATGGTCGACGCCGATCACGTATCCGACGAGCGGGCGGGCGTTCTCTCCTACGAAATCTCGCAGAAGATCGAAAAAGAAATGCAGTACCCCGGTCAGATCAAAGTAACAGTTATCCGTGAAATGCGAGCCGTGGCCTACGCGAAGTAA
- a CDS encoding DUF4230 domain-containing protein has product MDFLTILLLLLVGGGAGITLANFLRSRTQSASTRYESTLLLERIEKVFKVVMAEGYFSEIYNYQDQRKIMYLFNDPKKAMIIARSKVLVGFDFAKVRFSVSDTDKRTLVIDSFPEPEVLSIDTDYKFYDIQAGLLNHFSGADYTQILEEAKQVMNERAMQSDLPKIANNQIQYMIYQLANSMNWQLQLPEAEQKKLEALQKQAEADKPAQTLPPAE; this is encoded by the coding sequence ATGGATTTTCTGACCATTCTTCTTTTGTTACTTGTCGGCGGAGGAGCGGGCATTACGCTGGCTAACTTTCTGCGCAGTCGCACTCAGTCGGCCAGCACTCGTTATGAATCAACCCTTCTGCTGGAGCGTATCGAGAAAGTTTTTAAAGTTGTGATGGCCGAGGGTTACTTTTCGGAAATCTACAATTACCAGGACCAGCGCAAGATCATGTATTTGTTCAATGATCCGAAGAAGGCCATGATCATTGCCCGATCGAAAGTCCTGGTTGGCTTTGATTTTGCCAAGGTTCGTTTCAGCGTATCGGATACCGACAAGCGAACGCTGGTCATTGACTCATTTCCGGAACCGGAGGTGCTTTCGATCGACACCGACTATAAATTTTACGACATCCAGGCTGGCTTACTCAATCATTTCAGCGGGGCTGACTATACCCAGATTCTGGAGGAAGCCAAGCAGGTTATGAACGAGCGGGCTATGCAAAGCGACCTACCCAAGATTGCGAATAATCAGATTCAGTACATGATTTACCAGCTGGCTAATTCGATGAACTGGCAGCTTCAGCTTCCCGAAGCGGAACAAAAAAAACTGGAAGCGCTACAGAAACAAGCCGAAGCGGATAAACCCGCTCAGACATTGCCCCCCGCGGAGTGA
- a CDS encoding M1 family aminopeptidase: MSVRLFISILFLLPLLGRAQELPADGSWFCQHGKVRSFGQVGSLANARLAYPGDANIDILYYGLDLKLTHTPNYLRGAATVLLKSVTPSLASFTLDLNSTTATSGEGLRVDSVKAGTQKLSYQFASNKLTIKPATALANGQTIRVVVYYQGIPISTSGSFVFGKHEKTSDPAIWTLSEPYGAPDWFPCKDTPAEKVDSSDVRITAPATFVSVSNGTLASITDNPDNTKTYFWRNRHTIAHYLISIASSNYTRYDTPFTSGNRVVPVTHYVYPEVLSSVKANLDLTPKMMQLFSTQFGTYPFSAEKYGHAQFGTGNGGMEHQTISSMEEAAFTPTVIAHELAHQWFGDKITCRNWENIWLNEGFASYAEALYAESTGGRQGYQGYMDRFLTRAKSAQGSIYVQDISSVGNIFNSTRTYAKGAAVLHMLRGVLGDSTFINTLRSYSTSKYAYQTAITEDFQGIAEQVSGKKLGYFFQQWIYGAGYPTYQVSITGSNQANQVSVRLVQRNTTASSPSSFTMPVQLTIKATAGDTTVTVVNDRADQRFTLPSKGTATGVVVDPNNWILKGTEAPAVVTAIEPAATSLTIYPNPSSELVSIDFTTPSAGALSLALTNLLGQRVRSLTEAQLGAGEHSRSLNLRGLSAGRYVLSIQTTAGQQSRVVLVP, encoded by the coding sequence ATGTCGGTACGTTTATTTATTTCCATTCTCTTTCTTCTCCCTCTGCTTGGCAGGGCACAGGAACTGCCAGCCGATGGCAGCTGGTTCTGTCAGCACGGAAAAGTTCGTTCCTTTGGTCAGGTAGGCAGTCTGGCCAACGCCCGGCTGGCCTATCCCGGCGATGCCAACATTGATATTCTCTACTACGGTCTTGATCTCAAACTGACCCACACACCGAACTACCTGCGCGGGGCGGCCACCGTTCTCCTGAAGAGCGTAACCCCTAGTCTGGCCTCGTTTACACTGGATCTCAACTCGACCACCGCTACGTCGGGCGAAGGGTTACGAGTCGATTCGGTAAAGGCAGGAACGCAGAAGCTCAGCTACCAGTTTGCCAGTAACAAATTGACCATCAAGCCGGCCACGGCGCTCGCCAACGGCCAGACGATCCGCGTAGTTGTCTACTATCAGGGAATCCCTATCAGCACCTCCGGCAGCTTTGTTTTTGGTAAGCACGAGAAAACGAGCGACCCAGCCATCTGGACGCTCAGTGAGCCATATGGTGCTCCCGACTGGTTTCCCTGTAAGGATACTCCCGCCGAGAAAGTTGACTCCTCCGACGTACGCATAACGGCCCCGGCTACGTTCGTGTCCGTGTCGAACGGTACGTTGGCCAGTATTACCGACAATCCGGATAACACGAAAACTTACTTCTGGCGCAACCGCCACACCATCGCGCATTACCTAATCTCGATTGCGTCGTCGAACTATACCCGTTACGATACGCCCTTTACGTCCGGCAACCGGGTTGTTCCCGTTACGCACTACGTTTATCCGGAAGTCCTGTCGTCGGTGAAGGCAAATCTGGATCTGACGCCGAAGATGATGCAGTTGTTCTCGACTCAGTTTGGCACGTATCCGTTTTCGGCGGAGAAATACGGACACGCCCAATTTGGTACGGGAAATGGTGGCATGGAACACCAGACTATTAGTTCGATGGAAGAAGCGGCATTCACCCCCACTGTCATTGCGCACGAACTGGCTCACCAGTGGTTTGGCGACAAGATCACCTGCCGCAACTGGGAAAATATCTGGCTCAACGAAGGTTTTGCTTCCTACGCTGAGGCCCTTTACGCCGAATCGACGGGTGGTCGTCAGGGCTACCAGGGGTACATGGACCGGTTTCTGACCCGGGCGAAGAGTGCTCAGGGAAGCATCTACGTACAGGATATCAGCTCAGTCGGCAATATTTTTAACAGCACTCGCACGTATGCCAAAGGGGCTGCGGTGCTCCATATGTTACGGGGAGTCCTGGGAGACAGCACGTTCATCAATACCTTACGTAGCTATTCAACATCGAAATACGCCTACCAGACAGCCATTACAGAAGATTTTCAAGGCATCGCCGAGCAGGTATCCGGCAAGAAACTGGGGTATTTCTTTCAGCAATGGATTTACGGAGCCGGGTATCCAACGTATCAGGTGAGTATCACGGGAAGCAACCAGGCCAACCAGGTCTCAGTTCGGCTGGTGCAACGGAATACGACGGCCAGCAGCCCGTCGTCGTTTACCATGCCGGTGCAGCTAACGATCAAGGCAACCGCGGGTGATACAACCGTAACGGTCGTCAACGACCGGGCCGACCAGAGGTTTACTCTCCCCAGCAAAGGAACGGCAACGGGCGTTGTTGTCGATCCTAACAACTGGATTCTGAAAGGAACCGAGGCCCCGGCGGTAGTTACGGCGATCGAGCCCGCAGCAACATCACTTACCATTTACCCCAATCCGTCCAGCGAATTGGTCTCTATCGATTTCACAACCCCGTCTGCCGGAGCACTTTCTCTGGCGCTAACCAACCTGCTGGGGCAGCGTGTCCGGAGTCTGACGGAAGCACAGTTAGGAGCGGGTGAACATTCGCGTAGTCTTAACCTGCGCGGGCTGTCAGCCGGACGGTACGTCCTATCCATCCAAACAACAGCAGGTCAGCAGAGTCGGGTAGTTTTAGTACCCTAG
- a CDS encoding VOC family protein, which yields MKQFIVSALVMAALSQGGYSAYCQSNQVKPMPTPGASAPGEPTPGTSMPGPNNLGIIRHNHLAIHVKDIPASTAFYRDVLGLKPVPVPDNMKATRAWFDLGDGQMIHLLDGRTEQIVHDRNGSHYALFVENIGQSEAFLKAKQIPYHRQVRFDGVVQLYFSDPDGYLFELNEGKKSTNQH from the coding sequence ATGAAGCAGTTTATTGTGTCGGCGCTGGTAATGGCCGCGCTGAGCCAGGGGGGCTATTCGGCCTATTGCCAATCAAATCAGGTCAAACCAATGCCGACGCCGGGCGCGTCGGCTCCCGGTGAACCGACCCCAGGCACCTCCATGCCGGGACCGAACAACCTGGGCATTATCCGGCATAATCACCTAGCCATTCACGTGAAGGACATTCCGGCCAGTACCGCTTTTTACCGGGACGTACTGGGGTTGAAACCGGTGCCGGTGCCCGACAATATGAAAGCGACCCGGGCCTGGTTTGATCTCGGCGACGGGCAGATGATTCACCTCCTCGACGGACGAACCGAGCAGATCGTACACGATCGAAACGGTAGTCATTACGCTCTCTTTGTCGAAAATATCGGCCAGTCAGAAGCATTTCTTAAAGCAAAACAAATCCCGTATCACCGGCAGGTACGGTTCGATGGTGTTGTGCAACTTTATTTCTCCGACCCCGACGGTTATCTCTTCGAACTCAACGAAGGCAAAAAATCAACGAATCAACACTGA
- a CDS encoding sensor histidine kinase: MNQPAFEPYSNTTDAPPGGYFETIPADELSLIWRQVMAHSPNGLVGMTAVRDETLPNHPIINFRYRFLNQIALRDTFWGQPLQEQDVTGKLLTDFFPDIRTTSLWQTYLTAMRTGVAQRIEQQTILNEHDAWFVQSAAPFGRDGLLLSYSETSDLHHTARRLARQTALLNGVLDSSPNAIVVFEAVRDEQQIITDFQISLTNNRFEELTEQAQGSLTGMTLSEMYPVTDRRMDRLRQMIVTGEPIRKEEFVPTLGRWLDITLTKLHDGFVATLQDITPAREVSQQLRATIEELHQSNQNLEQFAYVASHDLQEPLRKIVSFGDVLTAQYTHDMSESAADLVRRMQSSATRMRSLVQDLLTYARLAGKVETFSLIDLSHLLTSVSDDLGIADEPSVTFTIDTLPPVWGDTTLLRQLFQNLLSNALKFQLAGNSVQIRVQGHPADVYELPKMLLPDDISQTGRRYAVIDVIDNGIGFDERYLDRIFTIFQRLHGRMHYSGTGMGLAICRKVVDIHRGYITASSQEGAGATFRVFLPMV, from the coding sequence ATGAATCAGCCCGCCTTTGAGCCGTACAGCAATACGACAGACGCGCCCCCGGGTGGCTATTTTGAAACGATTCCGGCCGACGAACTGTCGCTTATCTGGCGGCAAGTTATGGCCCATTCGCCCAATGGGCTGGTAGGCATGACGGCCGTTCGGGATGAGACGTTACCCAACCATCCCATCATTAACTTTCGGTACCGCTTTCTGAATCAGATCGCCCTGCGTGATACGTTCTGGGGACAGCCGCTGCAGGAACAGGACGTTACTGGTAAACTCCTGACCGATTTTTTTCCTGACATACGCACGACCTCCCTCTGGCAAACGTACCTGACCGCCATGCGTACGGGTGTTGCCCAGCGAATTGAACAGCAGACCATCCTCAACGAGCACGATGCCTGGTTCGTGCAGTCGGCCGCTCCCTTTGGCCGGGATGGCTTACTGCTTTCCTACTCCGAAACCAGCGATCTGCACCACACCGCTCGTCGGCTGGCGCGGCAGACAGCCCTGCTCAACGGCGTACTCGATTCATCGCCCAATGCCATTGTCGTTTTTGAGGCCGTGCGCGACGAGCAGCAAATTATTACCGATTTTCAGATTTCGCTCACGAACAATCGCTTTGAGGAGCTCACCGAACAGGCCCAGGGATCATTGACAGGTATGACACTTTCCGAAATGTACCCGGTCACCGACCGTCGCATGGATCGCCTGCGGCAGATGATCGTGACGGGTGAACCTATCCGGAAAGAGGAATTTGTTCCGACGCTGGGCCGATGGCTCGATATTACACTGACGAAGCTCCACGACGGTTTCGTCGCTACGCTGCAGGACATTACCCCCGCCCGAGAGGTTAGTCAGCAACTTCGGGCAACCATTGAGGAACTGCACCAGTCGAACCAGAACCTGGAGCAGTTTGCCTACGTAGCCAGTCACGATCTGCAGGAGCCACTCCGTAAAATTGTTTCATTCGGCGATGTACTCACCGCTCAGTACACCCACGACATGAGCGAGTCTGCGGCCGATCTGGTCCGGCGGATGCAGAGTTCAGCCACCCGGATGCGCTCGCTTGTGCAGGATTTACTTACCTACGCCCGGCTGGCGGGAAAGGTAGAAACCTTTAGTCTGATCGATCTGAGTCACCTTCTGACCAGCGTGAGCGATGACCTCGGCATTGCCGATGAACCTTCGGTAACGTTTACAATCGACACGCTGCCGCCCGTCTGGGGTGACACCACCCTGCTGCGCCAGCTATTCCAGAATCTGCTGAGCAACGCCCTTAAATTTCAGCTGGCTGGCAACTCTGTTCAGATTCGGGTGCAGGGCCATCCCGCTGACGTGTACGAACTTCCCAAAATGCTGCTTCCGGACGATATTTCGCAGACGGGCCGCCGGTATGCTGTCATCGACGTCATTGACAACGGGATCGGTTTCGACGAGCGCTACCTAGACCGAATCTTCACTATTTTCCAGCGGTTGCACGGGCGCATGCACTACTCCGGCACGGGTATGGGTCTGGCTATCTGCCGCAAAGTCGTTGATATTCACCGTGGCTACATTACGGCCAGCAGTCAGGAGGGGGCGGGGGCTACGTTCCGAGTATTTTTACCGATGGTCTAG
- a CDS encoding glycosyltransferase family 1 protein: protein MKGMNSMSEMVDTNGNQTRLTSSSDPKHLICFSHLRWNFVYQRPQHLLSRATSDYHVWFLEEPIWDNDYRLNECQQTDKLTVLVPHIPHGTPQEEATRMQRQLLDNFLAEKNIKSFVGWYYTPMALLFSDHLTPRMTIYDCMDELSAFLGAPPQLLTQEQRLIDRADLVFTGGYSLYEAKQHRHPHVFAFPSSIDFNHFAVARQEQADPVDQQTKPKPRLGFSGVIDERFDYKLVSELATQHPEWQFILVGPIVKINRELLPKGPNVHYLGMKHYNDLPAYFSNWDVAILPFALNESTRFISPTKTPEYLAAGLPVISTPIKDVVRTYGTEGYVQIADSADSFAAAVKLALSGKHPENWEAIDTFLKENSWNHTWHEMHRLILAHLNVAVDQ from the coding sequence ATGAAAGGTATGAACTCGATGTCTGAAATGGTTGATACGAACGGCAATCAGACTCGACTGACTTCGTCAAGTGACCCCAAGCATCTGATCTGTTTTTCCCACCTGCGGTGGAATTTTGTGTATCAGCGTCCTCAGCATCTACTGAGCCGCGCTACGTCCGATTACCATGTCTGGTTTCTGGAGGAACCGATCTGGGACAATGACTATCGATTGAACGAGTGCCAACAAACTGATAAACTAACGGTTCTGGTACCGCACATTCCGCACGGCACACCCCAGGAGGAAGCTACCCGGATGCAGCGGCAATTGCTCGATAACTTTCTGGCCGAAAAGAACATCAAGAGTTTTGTTGGCTGGTACTATACGCCAATGGCCCTGCTGTTCAGCGATCACCTGACGCCACGCATGACGATCTACGACTGCATGGATGAGTTGTCGGCATTTCTGGGTGCCCCCCCTCAACTGCTGACGCAAGAGCAGCGACTGATCGACCGGGCCGACCTGGTCTTTACGGGCGGCTACAGCCTGTACGAAGCGAAACAACATCGGCACCCGCACGTGTTCGCGTTCCCCAGCAGCATCGACTTTAATCATTTCGCCGTTGCCCGCCAGGAACAGGCCGACCCGGTCGACCAGCAGACGAAGCCTAAGCCACGGCTTGGCTTCAGTGGGGTAATCGATGAACGGTTCGACTATAAACTGGTCAGCGAACTGGCAACTCAGCACCCTGAGTGGCAGTTTATTCTGGTTGGTCCTATCGTAAAGATCAACCGGGAACTGCTGCCAAAAGGTCCGAATGTGCACTACCTGGGCATGAAGCACTACAACGATCTGCCTGCTTATTTCAGTAACTGGGACGTAGCGATTCTGCCGTTTGCGTTGAACGAGTCGACCCGCTTCATCAGTCCGACCAAAACGCCGGAATACCTGGCGGCTGGCCTGCCAGTAATTTCTACACCGATTAAGGACGTAGTACGTACTTACGGCACCGAAGGATACGTTCAGATTGCTGACTCAGCCGACTCGTTTGCCGCGGCCGTCAAGCTCGCCCTTAGCGGCAAGCACCCGGAAAACTGGGAAGCAATTGATACCTTCCTGAAAGAAAACTCCTGGAATCATACCTGGCACGAAATGCACCGGCTGATCCTGGCTCATCTTAACGTAGCCGTGGATCAGTAA
- a CDS encoding NFACT RNA binding domain-containing protein, translating to MHTNYYFLRQLAPVLEQRLIPETDAGLRFMECFSQDRDEVVLVFAQAKGRLNYYKPFYIKATLRPDFSGLFFPDAVQRARTNSADLFTELTDWTPAEAPDGDGQPAGLIVTGVRSFRNERCLGITLEQGYTLVFKFFGNRPNLLVFRGNTINERFNQNLLTDEHLLLDQFDRPLDQSYESYQRAGYDHRPLFPTFGKLVNDWLSEHAIPGNDQWPVIQEVLHQFDHPTYYLTRLHHKPVLSLLPVGENQQVWSDPIEAANRFYTTYNGRSTFDREKSELLRLLEKQRKRATALIDINMERLLSREEGASHEEMGHILMANLHDIAETPGGRSPERVTLLDFYRDQPITLKLKPDLSPQRNAENFYRKAKNEKLEEEHLTSQVAAREQEIARIDQHLLAVPELQTLKEFRRYVKQHGLLTASGLSLGDDSKGPLFKEVTLSGFRILIGRNARNNDLLTQKFSYKEDLWLHARDVTGSHVLIKYQAGKTFPKNVIERAAELAAWYSKRRTDSLCPVTVTPKKFVRKPKGLAEGQVLIEKESVVMVVPKGE from the coding sequence ATGCATACCAATTACTATTTTCTGCGCCAATTGGCCCCGGTCCTTGAACAACGGTTGATTCCCGAAACAGACGCTGGGCTCCGGTTCATGGAATGCTTTAGTCAGGATCGCGACGAAGTGGTGCTGGTATTCGCGCAGGCTAAAGGGCGGCTCAACTACTACAAACCGTTTTATATCAAAGCAACGCTGCGTCCGGATTTTTCGGGTCTTTTCTTTCCCGATGCCGTTCAACGCGCCCGGACGAACAGTGCCGATCTGTTCACCGAGCTTACCGACTGGACACCAGCAGAAGCGCCTGATGGCGATGGGCAACCGGCGGGATTGATCGTGACGGGTGTTCGTTCGTTCAGAAACGAACGCTGCCTGGGTATTACGCTGGAACAGGGATATACGCTTGTATTCAAGTTTTTCGGTAACCGTCCCAATCTGCTGGTCTTTCGGGGGAATACAATAAATGAGCGATTCAACCAGAACCTGCTCACGGACGAACACCTGCTGCTGGATCAGTTCGACCGGCCTCTGGATCAGTCCTACGAGTCTTACCAGCGCGCTGGCTACGATCATCGTCCCTTATTCCCGACTTTCGGAAAACTGGTAAACGACTGGCTGAGTGAACACGCCATTCCCGGAAACGATCAGTGGCCAGTTATTCAGGAAGTTCTCCACCAATTCGATCATCCGACCTATTACCTTACCCGGTTGCACCACAAGCCGGTGCTGAGTCTGCTACCCGTCGGCGAAAACCAGCAGGTGTGGAGCGATCCCATCGAAGCCGCTAACCGGTTCTATACCACCTATAACGGACGTAGTACTTTTGACCGCGAAAAATCGGAATTACTGCGCCTGCTCGAAAAACAGCGGAAGCGGGCCACAGCGCTGATTGATATAAACATGGAGCGGTTATTGTCGCGGGAGGAAGGCGCGAGTCATGAGGAAATGGGTCATATTCTGATGGCCAATCTGCACGATATTGCCGAAACGCCCGGCGGCCGCTCACCCGAGCGCGTTACCTTATTGGATTTTTATCGGGATCAGCCCATTACGCTCAAACTAAAACCCGACCTGAGCCCCCAGCGAAACGCGGAAAACTTCTACCGAAAAGCCAAAAACGAGAAGTTAGAAGAGGAACATCTCACCAGTCAGGTTGCCGCGCGCGAGCAGGAAATTGCCCGCATCGATCAGCATCTACTGGCCGTTCCGGAACTCCAGACACTGAAGGAATTCAGACGGTATGTCAAGCAGCATGGACTGCTTACGGCCAGTGGGCTCTCGCTGGGAGATGATAGCAAGGGGCCGCTGTTTAAGGAGGTTACCCTGTCGGGATTCCGGATTCTGATCGGACGAAACGCGCGCAATAACGATCTGCTGACCCAGAAGTTTTCCTACAAAGAAGACCTGTGGCTTCACGCCCGCGATGTAACGGGCTCGCACGTGCTGATCAAGTACCAGGCTGGTAAAACGTTTCCGAAAAATGTCATTGAACGGGCGGCTGAACTGGCGGCCTGGTATTCCAAACGCCGAACTGATAGTCTCTGTCCGGTGACCGTAACTCCCAAGAAGTTTGTCCGGAAGCCCAAAGGGCTGGCCGAGGGGCAGGTTCTTATCGAGAAAGAGAGTGTCGTGATGGTCGTGCCGAAGGGGGAATAA